The following proteins are encoded in a genomic region of Deltaproteobacteria bacterium:
- the aroB gene encoding 3-dehydroquinate synthase — protein sequence MMEEIQVNLGERSYPILVGAGLAENLPDRVRSILAGASGIVLLTHPKLARLYGRSFLKNFGRKIEKVEIPDGERFKTLSTVQKVYTALLQKKIDRSGFLLTLGGGVVGDVGGFVAATYLRGIAYAQVPTSLIAQVDAAIGGKSGVNFQGKNLVGAFYQPRFVLSDPTFLKTLPDRHFRSGLAEVIKYGVIGDPGLFDFLEKNVGKILAHDPEALVFLITRSGRAKAEIVAKDERETTGLRMLLNFGHTFGHSIEKMTGYGQWLHGEAVARGMLIAAELSAARGFCTMETVTRLQKLLGIYGLLSKPFLLKRRRLLAPILLDKKMRSGKIRFVFMKKIGEAVVTPVTPEELL from the coding sequence GTGATGGAAGAGATTCAAGTCAACTTGGGTGAAAGAAGTTACCCGATCCTGGTCGGTGCCGGCCTTGCCGAAAATTTGCCGGACCGGGTCCGATCGATCCTTGCTGGGGCAAGCGGCATTGTCCTCCTGACCCACCCTAAACTCGCCCGCCTCTATGGGAGATCTTTTTTAAAAAATTTTGGCAGGAAAATTGAAAAGGTAGAAATTCCTGATGGGGAGCGGTTCAAAACCCTTTCGACGGTTCAAAAAGTTTACACCGCCTTGCTCCAGAAAAAGATCGACCGATCCGGTTTTCTCCTCACGCTGGGAGGGGGGGTGGTGGGGGATGTCGGCGGTTTTGTGGCGGCGACCTACCTTCGGGGGATTGCCTATGCCCAGGTTCCGACCAGCCTGATTGCCCAGGTGGATGCGGCGATTGGGGGGAAGAGTGGTGTCAATTTTCAGGGAAAGAATCTGGTCGGTGCCTTTTACCAGCCGCGGTTCGTCCTTTCCGACCCAACTTTTCTCAAGACCCTCCCCGACCGCCACTTCCGTTCCGGTCTGGCGGAGGTGATCAAGTATGGGGTCATTGGGGATCCCGGCCTCTTTGACTTTCTGGAAAAAAATGTCGGGAAGATTTTGGCCCATGACCCGGAGGCGCTGGTGTTTCTTATCACTCGTTCCGGCCGGGCCAAGGCGGAGATCGTGGCCAAGGATGAACGGGAGACGACCGGCCTCCGGATGCTTTTAAATTTCGGCCACACCTTTGGTCATTCCATTGAAAAGATGACCGGTTATGGACAGTGGCTCCATGGGGAAGCGGTCGCCCGGGGGATGCTCATTGCCGCGGAACTCTCGGCCGCCCGTGGTTTTTGCACGATGGAGACGGTGACGCGCCTCCAGAAGCTTCTGGGAATCTATGGCCTGCTCTCCAAGCCATTTTTGCTAAAAAGGCGGCGCCTCTTGGCGCCGATCCTCCTTGACAAAAAGATGAGGAGTGGAAAGATCCGGTTTGTCTTTATGAAAAAGATTGGAGAAGCCGTCGTGACACCAGTAACCCCCGAGGAACTCTTGTGA
- a CDS encoding tetratricopeptide repeat protein has product MKEPPHQLLQDPNFVRYWKTWCSNQQSIAFAPLADFYRKEGFLEEAEEICRKGLEFHPESVTGRMVLALICRECGKSEEAIGLAGGILETMPTHEEARELLQKAAGTKVRRDGEKVEKPWQTVTMAEVYAAQGELKTALEICKTILEREPGDERARQMKSRVENRLLEKWGRNEG; this is encoded by the coding sequence GTGAAAGAACCGCCTCATCAACTCCTCCAGGACCCAAATTTTGTCCGTTATTGGAAGACCTGGTGCTCCAATCAACAGTCGATCGCCTTTGCCCCACTGGCTGATTTTTACCGGAAGGAAGGATTTTTGGAAGAGGCCGAAGAGATCTGCCGAAAGGGGCTTGAATTTCACCCTGAATCAGTGACTGGACGGATGGTTTTGGCCCTGATCTGCCGGGAGTGTGGAAAGAGCGAAGAAGCGATTGGATTGGCCGGGGGGATTTTGGAAACAATGCCAACGCATGAAGAGGCGCGGGAACTCCTCCAGAAGGCAGCCGGGACCAAAGTGAGAAGGGATGGAGAAAAAGTTGAGAAACCCTGGCAGACCGTAACGATGGCGGAGGTTTATGCCGCGCAGGGAGAGCTCAAGACCGCTCTTGAGATCTGCAAGACGATTTTGGAACGGGAACCGGGGGACGAACGGGCCCGGCAGATGAAATCCCGTGTCGAAAACCGCCTGCTGGAAAAGTGGGGGAGGAACGAGGGGTAA
- the aroQ gene encoding type II 3-dehydroquinate dehydratase has translation MKKILVIHGPNLNLLGQREKEIYGTSTLVAINRSLEKLAQEEKVSVSFFQSNREGEIVDQLQAAQKQYDAVVINPAAFTHTSVAIADAVAAISIPVVEVHLSNIHAREEFRKKSYISPHAAGVVFGFGPESYLLGFRGVLSLLAKGKKE, from the coding sequence ATGAAAAAGATTTTGGTCATTCATGGGCCCAATTTGAATCTGTTGGGGCAACGGGAAAAAGAAATCTACGGGACGTCAACCCTTGTAGCGATTAACCGCTCACTCGAAAAGTTGGCCCAGGAAGAAAAGGTCTCCGTTTCTTTTTTTCAGTCAAACAGAGAAGGGGAGATTGTGGATCAACTGCAGGCGGCCCAAAAACAGTATGACGCGGTGGTGATCAACCCGGCCGCTTTTACCCACACGAGCGTGGCGATTGCCGATGCGGTAGCGGCCATTTCGATCCCTGTGGTGGAGGTACACCTCTCCAACATTCATGCCCGGGAAGAGTTTCGGAAGAAATCGTATATTTCCCCTCATGCGGCCGGGGTTGTTTTTGGATTTGGGCCGGAGAGCTATCTCTTGGGATTCCGCGGGGTCCTCTCCCTCCTCGCCAAGGGGAAAAAGGAATGA
- a CDS encoding tetratricopeptide repeat protein, whose protein sequence is MNKEKILSEAEKYIKENKLDKAIKEYQKIVAEEPADLRVKLKIGDLYARKKDLVRAIKGYREVADAYEKENFHLKAMAVYKTVLKLNPTLIEVNEKLGNLYRLVGLEQDAINQYLIVAGFYDSKGMSKEALAIRKKIVAIDPSSATSRVRLAELYQSEGEEEASVKEYERASDLYKRTNNLQGLVEVYEKVLFYRPNNITMLRALLKIYFEKKDFSKVIKRLEAVPEEVKKDLVLQQLWAETLVEMGQMEAARRRFKDLYKNCVDLKDEERAAQVYARMLREFADDEEYLKEMDQAREEAGFSHPILQASYRADLEGTQMVDLKQLEEMEKRGKKK, encoded by the coding sequence ATGAATAAAGAAAAAATCCTCAGTGAAGCAGAAAAGTATATCAAGGAAAACAAACTGGACAAGGCGATCAAGGAATACCAGAAGATCGTTGCTGAAGAACCGGCCGATCTCCGTGTTAAACTGAAGATCGGGGATCTCTATGCCCGGAAAAAAGATCTCGTCCGGGCGATCAAAGGTTATCGCGAAGTAGCCGACGCCTATGAAAAGGAGAATTTCCACCTCAAGGCGATGGCGGTCTACAAGACGGTTCTCAAATTAAACCCGACCTTGATTGAGGTGAATGAAAAACTGGGGAATCTCTACCGGTTGGTTGGTCTTGAGCAGGATGCGATCAACCAATACCTGATCGTTGCCGGATTTTACGACAGCAAAGGGATGTCCAAGGAGGCGTTGGCGATCCGAAAAAAGATTGTGGCGATTGATCCCTCGAGTGCCACCAGCCGTGTCCGTTTGGCGGAGCTGTACCAGAGTGAAGGGGAAGAGGAGGCCTCGGTCAAGGAATACGAGAGGGCGTCAGATCTTTACAAGCGAACGAACAATCTTCAGGGGCTTGTGGAAGTCTATGAAAAGGTCCTCTTTTACCGTCCGAACAACATCACGATGCTCCGTGCCCTTTTAAAGATATATTTTGAGAAAAAGGATTTCTCAAAAGTGATCAAGCGGCTGGAGGCGGTTCCCGAAGAGGTCAAGAAGGACCTTGTGTTGCAACAGCTGTGGGCGGAGACGTTGGTGGAGATGGGGCAGATGGAGGCGGCCCGCCGGCGGTTCAAGGACCTGTATAAAAATTGTGTGGACTTGAAGGATGAAGAACGGGCGGCGCAGGTATACGCCCGGATGCTTCGTGAATTTGCCGATGATGAGGAATACCTCAAGGAGATGGATCAGGCCCGCGAAGAGGCCGGTTTTTCCCACCCGATCCTTCAGGCGAGCTACCGCGCCGACCTCGAAGGGACCCAGATGGTCGACCTCAAGCAGTTAGAGGAGATGGAGAAGAGGGGGAAGAAGAAGTAA
- a CDS encoding histidine--tRNA ligase — protein sequence MTSHAIKGMKDLFPPESALWVEVESVARELFGRYAYEEIRTPLVEDKALFARTLGEATAVVEKEMYDFQDKKGKWIALRPEGTAGVVRAFIEKGLAVSEPTSRFFYFGPMFRYEQPQQGRYRQFHQIGVEVFGLTSPLVDAEVIHMADLFFKKLGLEGVMLELNSLGCPLCRPKFLAVFTEFLKKVESSLCEECHRRTKQNPLRALDCKNEGCLRITAEAPSIQDHLCDACEQQFDHVLEGLGALGTSYRINARIVRGLDYYLRTTFEFTTTELGAQNAIAGGGRYDGLVHLLGGPNIAGFGFAIGMERLMELVIKKRGEVQTAGAPRPHSVFIAPLGEKGLREGFKLAQKLRDQGLVVGMDYEGKSLKSAMRRADRIGASHTLILGEDELKKSVVLVKEMAGGAQKEVPLAKISKESFKA from the coding sequence ATGACTAGCCACGCGATCAAAGGGATGAAAGACCTCTTCCCGCCGGAATCCGCCCTTTGGGTGGAGGTCGAATCGGTCGCCCGCGAACTCTTTGGCCGCTATGCCTATGAAGAGATTCGAACCCCTCTGGTGGAGGACAAGGCGCTCTTTGCCAGGACCCTTGGGGAGGCGACCGCCGTTGTTGAGAAGGAGATGTACGATTTTCAGGACAAGAAAGGGAAATGGATCGCCCTCCGCCCGGAAGGGACCGCTGGTGTGGTCCGGGCTTTTATTGAAAAGGGGCTGGCGGTCTCCGAGCCGACCTCCCGTTTTTTCTACTTCGGTCCGATGTTCCGCTATGAACAACCGCAACAGGGGCGCTACCGGCAATTTCACCAGATCGGTGTTGAGGTCTTTGGCCTGACCAGCCCGCTGGTGGATGCCGAGGTGATCCATATGGCCGATCTCTTTTTCAAAAAGCTCGGCCTTGAAGGGGTGATGCTGGAACTGAACTCCCTCGGTTGCCCCCTCTGCCGCCCCAAATTTTTGGCAGTCTTCACCGAGTTTTTAAAAAAGGTGGAGTCGTCCCTCTGCGAAGAGTGCCACCGGCGGACCAAGCAAAACCCGCTCCGGGCGCTCGATTGCAAGAATGAGGGATGCCTCAGGATCACAGCCGAGGCGCCGTCGATCCAGGACCACCTCTGCGACGCCTGCGAACAACAGTTTGATCATGTTCTGGAAGGACTCGGGGCGTTGGGGACTTCGTACAGAATCAATGCAAGGATCGTGCGCGGCCTGGACTACTACCTCCGCACCACTTTTGAGTTCACCACCACCGAACTGGGGGCCCAGAACGCCATCGCCGGCGGTGGCCGCTACGACGGCCTGGTCCACCTGCTCGGCGGACCGAATATCGCCGGGTTCGGTTTTGCGATCGGGATGGAACGTCTGATGGAACTTGTGATCAAGAAGAGGGGTGAAGTTCAAACGGCCGGGGCCCCAAGGCCCCACTCCGTTTTTATCGCCCCGTTGGGGGAGAAGGGACTCCGGGAAGGGTTCAAGCTGGCCCAAAAACTGCGGGACCAGGGGTTGGTGGTTGGGATGGATTATGAAGGCAAAAGCCTGAAATCCGCCATGCGGCGGGCCGACCGGATCGGCGCCAGTCACACCCTGATTTTGGGGGAGGACGAACTTAAAAAATCTGTGGTTCTGGTCAAAGAGATGGCCGGCGGGGCGCAAAAAGAGGTCCCGCTCGCGAAAATTTCGAAAGAGAGTTTCAAGGCGTGA
- the aspS gene encoding aspartate--tRNA ligase — MSDFLKKFKRTDSCGELTGQDIGKEVVLMGWVANRRDHGGLIFVDLRDRAGVTQIVFNPETDPKVHELGGHLRSEYVLAVKGRVEKRPAGMENKKLVTGEVEIKVSSFELFNRSKTPPFEIADLCDAGEDIRLKYRYLDLRRPSLQKNILLRHKALQAVRAHLSKNGFIEVETPVLTRSTPEGARDYLVPARLSPGKFYALPQSPQLFKQLLMVSGFDRYFQIVRCFRDEDLRADRQPEFTQVDIEMSFITPEDLFPIMEGLIAELWQLALGQKLTVPFQRISYQEAIEKYGVDTPDLRYGLELQEITRIFKGSGFKVFADVVAKGGMVKALKLSGVELSRKELDDLTAFVAIYGAKGLAWIKILPNEWQSPIVKFFSDAEKTSLKAELNLQAGDILLFVADQPKVVNAALGNLRKNLAAKLKLYDPASYGFVWVTDFPMFEYSEEEKRLVAVHHPFTAPKAEDIPLLKTTPERCRAEAYDLVLNGNEIGGGSIRIHSREVQSQVFDLLKIGAEEAREKFGFLLEALEYGAPPHGGIAFGLDRILMLLSGADSIRDVIAFPKTQKGTDLMCEAPSTVATKQLDELGIQVKKK; from the coding sequence GTGAGCGATTTCTTGAAAAAATTCAAACGGACCGATTCCTGCGGTGAACTGACCGGTCAGGATATTGGCAAGGAAGTGGTCTTGATGGGGTGGGTTGCCAACCGTCGCGACCATGGGGGGCTGATCTTTGTCGACCTGCGGGACCGGGCCGGGGTCACGCAGATTGTTTTTAACCCGGAGACAGACCCAAAGGTGCATGAGTTGGGGGGACACCTCCGGAGCGAATATGTGTTGGCGGTGAAGGGGAGGGTGGAGAAAAGACCGGCCGGGATGGAAAATAAAAAACTGGTGACCGGCGAGGTGGAGATCAAGGTCTCTTCCTTTGAACTGTTCAATCGGTCCAAGACGCCGCCGTTTGAGATCGCCGACCTGTGCGACGCGGGGGAGGATATCCGCCTCAAATACCGTTACCTGGACCTCCGCCGCCCTTCTCTGCAGAAAAATATCCTCCTCCGCCACAAGGCGTTGCAGGCGGTCCGGGCGCATCTTTCAAAAAATGGATTTATTGAAGTCGAGACGCCGGTCTTGACCCGGAGCACGCCGGAAGGGGCGCGCGATTACCTGGTCCCGGCCCGGCTCTCGCCCGGCAAATTTTACGCCCTGCCGCAATCGCCGCAACTTTTTAAACAGTTGTTGATGGTCTCCGGGTTTGACCGGTACTTTCAGATCGTCCGTTGCTTTCGGGATGAAGATTTGCGGGCCGACCGTCAGCCGGAGTTTACGCAAGTCGATATTGAGATGAGTTTCATCACCCCGGAGGATCTTTTTCCGATCATGGAAGGGTTGATTGCTGAGCTTTGGCAACTGGCGCTGGGGCAAAAGTTAACGGTGCCGTTCCAGCGGATCAGTTATCAGGAGGCGATTGAAAAGTACGGGGTCGATACGCCGGACCTCCGTTACGGCCTGGAGTTACAAGAGATCACCCGTATTTTTAAAGGTTCTGGCTTTAAAGTTTTTGCCGATGTCGTTGCCAAGGGAGGGATGGTGAAGGCACTCAAACTCTCCGGCGTTGAGCTTTCCCGGAAAGAGTTGGATGACCTGACCGCGTTTGTGGCGATTTACGGGGCGAAGGGGCTGGCCTGGATCAAGATCCTGCCGAACGAGTGGCAGTCGCCGATCGTCAAGTTTTTCTCCGATGCGGAAAAAACCTCTCTCAAGGCGGAGCTGAACCTGCAGGCGGGGGATATTCTTCTTTTTGTGGCGGATCAGCCAAAGGTGGTCAACGCGGCGCTCGGCAACCTGCGCAAAAACCTGGCCGCCAAACTGAAGCTCTACGACCCGGCCTCTTACGGGTTCGTTTGGGTCACTGATTTCCCGATGTTTGAATACAGCGAAGAGGAGAAACGGTTGGTGGCGGTCCATCACCCGTTCACTGCCCCGAAGGCTGAAGACATCCCTCTTCTGAAAACAACGCCCGAACGTTGCAGGGCGGAGGCGTACGATCTGGTGCTGAACGGCAACGAGATCGGTGGCGGGTCGATCCGGATCCATTCCCGTGAGGTGCAGAGCCAGGTCTTTGATCTCTTGAAAATCGGTGCGGAAGAGGCGCGTGAAAAATTTGGTTTTCTGCTCGAGGCGTTGGAGTACGGCGCCCCGCCGCACGGCGGGATCGCCTTTGGCCTCGACCGGATCCTGATGCTCCTCTCCGGGGCCGACTCCATCCGGGACGTGATCGCCTTCCCCAAGACCCAAAAAGGGACCGACCTGATGTGCGAAGCCCCCTCCACCGTCGCCACTAAACAACTGGACGAGTTGGGGATTCAGGTGAAGAAGAAGTAG